In Daucus carota subsp. sativus chromosome 4, DH1 v3.0, whole genome shotgun sequence, one DNA window encodes the following:
- the LOC108219585 gene encoding protein EMSY-LIKE 3 has product MEYDLHNSSGTDDEIAPTHFDRVSVGGHYSGTRRFVPNPASYPRMQFDMESQIHQLEQEAYRSVLRAFKAQSDAISWEKEGLITELRKELRVSDDEHRELLSTVNTDDIICTIREWRKAGENQTGMFNVSQPIHDVLPSPTVSASWKKQKTSQSGSLAFSRPMQGSHNQPAQPLSASSKWATSFDAGGQKSRSLGPQVPGLSGRYASTGPTPRGVSNGNGAPSLFLMNNNAEVARRDPLSGRKVMTRWPEDNNFYEAVITDFNPQDGRHALVYDRNTPKEAWEWVDLKEIPPEDIRWVDDDAGLSHQSGVGVQGPGDSNLIHGTYPNIGRGKGAMRDQNENEIPLSENGVVKKVSDEIEILHTDTLIKEVQKMFTTAHPSLLEIEKAKKMLKEHEQALIDVISKLGDAANSGSGAGQRSPHGQSMDIEQRWRNSLYSGNNHVPGSELDTRGARANGTAVANGSLNQHEDDIIEI; this is encoded by the exons ATGGAATATGACCTCCACAACAGCAGCG GTACTGATGATGAAATTGCACCAACACATTTTGATAGAGTTTCAGTAGGGGGCCATTATAGTGGTACAAGAAGGTTTGTACCAAATCCAGCCTCGTATCCAAGAATGCAATTTGACATGGAATCCCAAATCCATCAGCTTGAGCAAGAAGCATACCGTTCAGTACTCCGGGCCTTTAAAGCACAGTCTGATGCCATTTCATGG GAAAAAGAAGGCTTAATTACAGAACTTAGAAAAGAATTAAGGGTGTCCGATGATGAGCACAGGGAGCTACTTTCAACAGTTAATACTGATGACATTATTTGTACAATTAGAGAGTGGAGAAAGGCTGGCGAGAATCAAACAGGCATGTTCAATGTGTCCCAACCTATACATGATGTGCTACCCAGTCCAACAGTTTCCGCATCTTGGAAAAAGCAAAAGACATCCCAGTCAGGATCCCTAGCATTTAGCAGACCCATGCAGGGTTCACACAATCAACCAGCCCAGCCATTATCTGCATCTTCAAAGTGGGCAACTTCCTTTGATGCCGGAGGACAAAAGTCCAGATCT CTGGGACCACAAGTGCCTGGTCTCTCTGGACGTTATGCATCCACAGGTCCAACTCCAAGGGGTGTTTCGAATGGTAATGGAGCTCCATCCCTCTTCTTGATGAATAATAATGCTGAGGTAGCGAGACGTGATCCACTTAGTGGAAGGAAAGTAATGACCAGATGGCCTGAAGACAACAACTTTTATGAGGCCGTCATTACAGATTTTAACCCCCAAGAT GGCCGGCATGCTCTGGTCTATGATAGAAATACCCCAAAAGAGGCTTGGGAATGGGTGGATCTCAAGGAG ATTCCTCCCGAAGACATTAGATGGGTGGATGATGATGCAGGATTATCACATCAAAGTGGTGTTGGTGTACAAGGACCTGGAGATAGCAATTTAATTCATGGAACTTATCCAAATATTGGAAGAGGAAAGGGGGCCATGAGGGATCAAAACGAGAACGAAATACCACTTTCAGAAAATGGTGTTGTAAAGAAGGTTTCAGATGAAATTGAAATACTTCATACGGACACTCTTATAAAGGAG GTTCAAAAGATGTTTACTACAGCTCATCCCAGTCTGCTTGAAATTGAGAAGGCCAAGAAAATGCTAAAG GAGCATGAGCAAGCGCTAATCGATGTAATTTCAAAGCTTGGAGATGCAGCCAATAGTGGAAGTG GTGCAGGGCAGAGATCGCCACATGGTCAATCCATGGATATAGAGCAAAGATGGAGGAACTCCCTGTACAGTGGGAACAATCATGTCCCTGGCTCTGAACTTGATACAAGGGGAGCAAGGGCAAATGGCACTGCAGTGGCTAACGGGTCTCTAAACCAGCACGAGGATGATATTATTGAAATATGA